From the genome of Vicia villosa cultivar HV-30 ecotype Madison, WI linkage group LG2, Vvil1.0, whole genome shotgun sequence, one region includes:
- the LOC131648806 gene encoding inositol transporter 1-like, with translation MTIPTIPGSSGYLDIHPERKVSVFKNPYILGLTSVASIGGLLFGYDTGVISGALLYIRDDFPSVGQSHFLQETIVSMAVAGAILGAGIGGWINDQFGRKKATIIADVIFVIGAVVMAAAPDPYILILGRVFVGLGVGVASVTAPVYIAELSPSEIRGALVATNVLMITGGQFVSYLVNLAFTQVPGTWRWMLGVSGVPAVVQFFLMLLLPESPRWLYINNRENDAIIVLGKIYDSDRLEDEVALLTAQSEQDRRKRDDVRFRHVFKSKEIRLAFLAGGGLQAFQQFTGINTVMYYSPTIVQMAGFHSNELALQLSLIVAGLNAAGTVLGIYLIDHAGRKKLALYSLGGVIVSLIILSVSFFNQSSATTTNQNDIYGWLAIAGLALYIAFFSPGMGPVPWTVNSEVYPQEYRGMCGGMSATVNWVSNLIVAQSFLSIAEAAGTGPTFLLLAVIAVAAFLFVVFFVPETKGLTFDEVELLWRERAWGENPDIKTLLEHGNRSY, from the exons ATGACGATACCAACCATTCCCGGAAGCTCCGGCTATTTAGATATTCATCCAGAAAGAAAAGTCTCCGTCTTCAAGAACCCTTACATTTTAGGACTCACTTCCGTAGCTAGCATCGGTGGATTGCTTTTCGGCTACGACACTG GTGTTATATCAGGAGCTCTTCTTTATATTCGAGATGATTTTCCTTCCGTTGGACAAAGTCATTTTCTTCAGGAAACTATTGTCAGCATGGCAGTGGCCGGTGCAATTCTCGGAGCAGGAATAGGCGGTTGGATTAACGATCAATTCGGAAGAAAAAAAGCAACCATCATTGCAGATGTTATATTTGTTATTGGAGCAGTTGTCATGGCTGCTGCACCAGATCCATATATTCTCATACTCGGCCGTGTTTTCGTTGGTTTAGGCGTTGGTGTTGCTTCGGTTACTGCTCCGGTTTATATTGCGGAATTGTCACCGTCGGAGATTAGAGGAGCACTGGTTGCCACAAATGTGCTTATGATAACTGGTGGACAGTTTGTTTCTTATTTGGTGAATCTTGCTTTTACACAGGTTCCCGGGACATGGCGATGGATGCTTGGTGTTTCGGGCGTGCCTGCAGTGGTTCAGTTTTTTCTCATGCTCTTGCTGCCTGAATCTCCCAGATGGCTCTACATAAAT AATAGGGAAAATGACGCGATTATTGTGCTTGGTAAGATTTATGACTCTGATCGGTTagaagatgaagttgctttgcTTACAGCTCAGTCAGAGCAAGACCGCCGAAAAAGAGATGATGTGAGATTCCGACATGTTTTTAAATCAAAAGAGATCAGACTTGCATTCCTTGCTGGTGGTGGACTACAG GCTTTTCAGCAATTTACAGGTATAAACACAGTGATGTACTACAGTCCAACAATTGTTCAAATGGCTGGCTTTCACTCCAATGAGTTGGCTCTTCAACTCTCCCTCATAGTTGCTGGCTTGAATGCTGCCGGAACCGTTCTTGGCATTTACCTTATTGATCATGCAGGCCGGAAAAAATTGGCTCTATATAGCTTAGGAGGAGTAATAGTTTCTCTAATAATCTTATCCGTCTCATTTTTTAACCAATCCTCTGCCACTACCACAAATCAAAATGATATATATGGATGGCTTGCAATTGCTGGTTTGGCTCTATACATTGCATTTTTCTCGCCAGGGATGGGGCCAGTGCCGTGGACGGTAAACTCTGAAGTATATCCGCAAGAGTATCGAGGAATGTGCGGAGGCATGTCAGCTACTGTAAATTGGGTTTCAAATTTGATTGTCGCACAGTCATTTCTTTCTATAGCAGAAGCTGCAGGGACTGGTCCTACATTCTTGCTTCTCGCGGTTATAGCTGTTGCTGCATTTTTGTTTGTGGTTTTCTTTGTTCCGGAAACCAAAGGATTGACATTTGATGAAGTGGAACTGTTGTGGAGGGAGAGAGCTTGGGGTGAAAATCCTGACATTAAAACCCTTCTTGAGCATGGAAATCGTTCCTACTAG
- the LOC131648473 gene encoding uncharacterized protein LOC131648473: protein MHPDNISSKLSTLVDVCTSVDGVVANVVDVGGDFGNKEDFVDRESMLTWIRRTAISIGFSVVIGRSDNGTSRRNAFVTIVCERSGKYHLPLKKYKRDDTSTRKCECTFRIRCYKLSNLKWRCSVICGLHNHDLYAKLQGHPIACRFGLEEKTSIKDMSLNFVQPKNILATLKRKEPDNIANIKQVYNQQYRSRKESMGDRSEMQHLLKMLDDNKYVVRYRSCDNDVTV from the coding sequence ATGCACCCCGATAATATTTCAAGTAAATTATCGACGTTAGTCGATGTTTGTACGAGTGTCGATGGGGTAGTCGCAAATGTGGTAGATGTCGGAGGTGACTTTGGTAAcaaggaagactttgttgatcGTGAAAGCATGCTAACATGGATTCGTAGGACCGCAATTAGTATTGGTTTTAGTGTGGTGATAGGAAGATCGGATAATGGTACGTCAAGAAGAAACGCATTTGTAACAATAGtgtgcgaaagaagcgggaaataccatcTTCCTCTAAAGAAGTATAAAAGAGACGACACAAgtactagaaaatgcgagtgtACATTTAGAATCCGTTGTTACAAGTTGTCTAACTTGAAGTGGAGATGCTCTGTTATTTGTGGTTTACATAACCATGATTTGTACGCAAAATTGCAAGGTCATCCTATTGCATGTCGGTTCGGTCTGGAAGAGAAGACGTCTATTAAAGACATGTCCTTGAATTttgtccaaccgaaaaatatacttgccacattgaaaaGGAAGGAACCCGACAACATTGCAAATATAAAGCAAGTGTATAATCAACAGTATCGTAGTAGAAAGGAGAGTATGGGAGATAGGAGCGAGATGCAACATTTATTGAAAatgttggatgataacaaatacgTCGTGCGGTACAGAAGTTGCGATAATGATGTTACGGTctga
- the LOC131648474 gene encoding uncharacterized protein LOC131648474, with protein MAGDSNCGIRAVSTLLGMGDDAHELVCHDLMEELVNHKGSYMRVFGDNTKFQSVNDSLVPLRDTYAPEEHWMRFPEMGHLIARAYDMACIDLKPFSRFAPPTNPIERIICVGWLAKSRHFVQAYLKLGCPIPPTSPEWDLYHIELADTWPDVFVDRMHEYERLKIIDKQANAKKSKLESPIDLAGDGSFHVFI; from the coding sequence ATGGCGGGGGACAGTAATTGCGGAATTCGGGCCGTATCGACTTTGCTTGGTATGGGAGATGATGCTCATGAGCTTGTCTGTCATGATCTTATGGAAGAGTTGGTGAACCACAAAGGATCGTACATGCGGGTATTTGGAGACAACACCAAATTTCAATCGGTCAATGATTCTCTTGTTCCTTTGAGGGACACATATGCACCGGAGGAACATTGGATGAGATTCCCGGAAATGGGACATCTAATTGCACGCGCATATGACATGGCATGCATTGACTTGAAACCTTTTTCCCGCTTCGCACCTCCTACAAATCCAATTGAACGTATTATATGTGTTGGATGGCTCGCCAAATCGCGTCATTTTGTACAAGCTTACTTGAAATTGGGTTGCCCAATACCACCGACATCACCGGAATGGGATCTATATCATATCGAACTTGCCGATACATGGCCGGATGTATTTGTTGATAGGATGCATGAATACGAAAGATTGAAGATTATCGATAAACAAGCGAATGCgaaaaagtcaaaattagaaTCACCAATAGATTTAGCTGGCGACGGTTCTTTTCACGTATTTAtctag